From a region of the Fischerella sp. JS2 genome:
- a CDS encoding glutathione S-transferase family protein — protein MLELYQFELSQYSEKVRLILDYKGLQYRKIEVIPGIGQVELFRLTGQTEVPVLKDGYRYIVDSTEIAKYLDLHYPERPVIPQNGKQRGLCLMMEEWADESIGIKGRKALFSAISQDQSFRKALLPTSVPDVFKTFVGEVPNDLLKVLGFGVGYSPEVVQKAITDLQQDLEALCLLLADSPYLLGDQPSLADLAVAGLSILLKFPDGPYLDLPVSLRGKGVPGLADNPAYEAFFAWRDRLYAEFRKPLVDFIASTGATAPTSIEIE, from the coding sequence ATGCTGGAATTGTACCAATTTGAACTATCTCAATACTCAGAAAAAGTTCGTTTGATTCTCGATTATAAAGGTCTACAATATCGGAAAATTGAAGTTATACCTGGAATTGGACAAGTAGAACTTTTTCGGCTAACTGGTCAAACAGAAGTACCTGTACTGAAGGACGGTTATAGGTATATTGTTGATTCTACAGAAATAGCTAAGTATTTAGACTTGCATTATCCTGAGCGCCCAGTTATACCCCAGAATGGCAAACAACGGGGTTTATGCCTAATGATGGAAGAATGGGCAGATGAATCAATTGGTATCAAAGGACGCAAAGCGCTGTTTTCTGCCATCAGTCAAGATCAAAGTTTCCGCAAAGCTTTATTACCAACTTCTGTTCCAGATGTTTTCAAAACTTTTGTTGGGGAAGTACCTAACGATTTGCTCAAAGTTTTAGGTTTTGGAGTAGGTTATAGTCCAGAGGTAGTCCAAAAAGCTATTACCGACTTGCAGCAAGATTTAGAAGCCTTATGTTTGCTATTGGCAGATAGTCCCTATTTATTAGGAGATCAACCCAGTCTTGCTGACTTAGCAGTGGCAGGTTTATCGATACTATTAAAATTTCCTGATGGTCCTTATTTGGATTTACCAGTATCCTTACGAGGCAAAGGAGTACCTGGTTTGGCAGATAATCCTGCTTATGAAGCATTTTTTGCTTGGCGTGATCGCCTTTACGCCGAATTTCGTAAACCACTAGTGGATTTTATAGCAAGTACAGGTGCAACTGCACCGACTTCGATTGAAATTGAGTGA
- a CDS encoding lipid-A-disaccharide synthase, whose protein sequence is MTFDILILSNGPGEVTTWVRPVVKALRQKLGWERFSEGDATRTHFRISVVLSPCPHASGKEADIARSYPEVDRVQAAEYFWQFLLWGKTHENWDWRSKGVVIFLGGDQFFPVVIAKRLGYRTVVYAEWEARWHNLIDRFGVMKAEVAAKVAPKYAHKFTVVGDLMAETSSEVVLEKTPHTHHTPHTPHTSQFQTELIGLLPGSKPAKLSQGVPLTLAIAEYVQAKRPQTKFFIPVAPTLDLQTLASFADPQKNPYVKIFGGVSAQLNNSEPPILKTSSGLNIELIINHPAYDKLSQCRICLTTVGANTAELGSLAVPMIVLLPTQQLDAMKSWDGLPGILVNLPGVGSSFAKFINWLFLQRKGLLAWPNIWAKSEVVPELVGKLQPKEVGEIVLDYLNHPEKLDEMRAKLQSIRGETGAANKLAELVYEEIKG, encoded by the coding sequence ATGACTTTTGATATTTTGATTCTTTCTAATGGCCCTGGCGAAGTAACTACATGGGTACGACCTGTAGTCAAGGCATTACGGCAAAAATTAGGCTGGGAGCGATTCTCCGAAGGAGACGCTACGCGAACGCACTTCAGAATTTCGGTCGTTCTCTCACCTTGTCCTCACGCCAGTGGCAAGGAAGCGGATATAGCCCGTTCTTATCCAGAAGTAGACAGAGTCCAGGCTGCCGAGTATTTTTGGCAATTTTTACTTTGGGGAAAAACTCATGAAAATTGGGACTGGAGAAGTAAAGGTGTAGTGATTTTTCTTGGTGGTGATCAATTTTTTCCCGTAGTGATTGCTAAAAGGCTGGGTTATCGCACCGTTGTTTATGCAGAATGGGAAGCACGCTGGCATAACCTAATTGATCGTTTCGGAGTCATGAAAGCAGAAGTTGCTGCCAAAGTCGCGCCTAAATATGCCCATAAATTTACAGTTGTCGGAGATTTAATGGCAGAAACCTCTTCAGAAGTAGTACTAGAAAAAACTCCTCACACTCATCATACTCCTCATACTCCTCACACCTCCCAATTCCAAACCGAACTAATTGGTCTACTCCCCGGTTCCAAGCCTGCAAAATTATCCCAGGGAGTGCCTTTAACTTTAGCGATCGCAGAATATGTTCAAGCCAAAAGACCACAAACAAAGTTTTTTATTCCTGTAGCGCCAACTTTGGATTTACAAACTTTAGCCAGTTTTGCCGATCCTCAGAAAAATCCTTACGTAAAAATTTTCGGTGGTGTGTCTGCCCAATTAAATAATTCTGAACCTCCGATACTGAAAACCTCAAGTGGTTTAAATATAGAATTAATCATCAATCATCCAGCCTACGACAAATTGTCTCAGTGCCGAATTTGCTTAACTACAGTAGGCGCAAATACAGCCGAACTCGGTTCTTTAGCTGTACCAATGATTGTTTTGCTACCTACTCAACAACTGGATGCCATGAAATCATGGGATGGTTTACCGGGAATTTTGGTAAATTTACCGGGAGTAGGTTCGAGTTTTGCTAAGTTTATTAACTGGTTATTTTTACAGCGTAAAGGCTTATTGGCATGGCCTAATATCTGGGCAAAATCAGAAGTTGTTCCAGAATTAGTAGGAAAACTTCAACCCAAAGAAGTTGGAGAAATTGTTCTTGATTATTTAAATCATCCAGAAAAATTGGACGAAATGCGAGCAAAACTGCAAAGCATCAGAGGAGAAACAGGTGCAGCCAATAAATTAGCAGAGTTGGTATATGAAGAGATAAAAGGCTAA
- a CDS encoding DUF4870 domain-containing protein, whose amino-acid sequence MHNPLDETTRAWGMACHFSALGGFFIPFGSVLIPLIIWLTQKDKHLFIDEQGKESVNFQLSLIIYIFSFGLILNFLLVLIFILLALLSKDYSPSFLDLIIPWQILPVFIAIVVIIFQLIMTIIGGLRAYNGQSYRYPFNLRLLK is encoded by the coding sequence ATGCATAACCCGCTTGATGAAACAACTCGTGCTTGGGGAATGGCTTGTCATTTTTCTGCGCTAGGAGGGTTTTTTATCCCATTTGGCTCGGTTTTAATTCCCCTAATTATTTGGCTTACTCAAAAAGATAAGCACCTATTTATTGATGAACAAGGGAAAGAATCTGTTAATTTTCAGCTTTCACTTATAATTTATATATTCTCATTTGGCTTGATTTTAAATTTTTTACTAGTACTAATCTTTATCCTATTAGCTCTTCTGTCAAAAGATTATTCACCTAGTTTTTTAGATTTAATTATACCTTGGCAAATATTGCCAGTATTTATTGCTATAGTAGTAATAATTTTTCAGTTAATCATGACAATTATTGGAGGACTTCGTGCTTATAACGGTCAATCTTATCGCTATCCTTTTAATTTACGACTTTTGAAGTAG
- a CDS encoding fasciclin domain-containing protein: MKVNYSNLLTNLAGMVGVTGISLLMGLPVGAEILNPSPSIFQEAPYNRSQRLLANPNYTLLDKSVQQKGNALNPKTVAQTNSGGGVLNPSPSIFNEPPYNRRRSTPSPETPVVPTTPQTQPSQPGTETTPPPPEAGTGDKTLIALAESSRQFTVLTKALKAAGLVDILQGQGPFTVFAPTDAAFAKLPQDAVQDLLKPENKEVLVKILTYHVVSGQVLSSDLKSGEVKSVEGGPISVKVNSPKDVMVNDAKVVQADIKGSNGVIHAIDNVILPPDL; the protein is encoded by the coding sequence ATGAAGGTAAATTATAGCAATTTGCTGACCAACTTGGCTGGTATGGTGGGAGTAACGGGCATCAGTCTTCTCATGGGTTTGCCCGTAGGGGCAGAAATATTAAATCCTAGTCCGAGTATTTTTCAAGAAGCGCCCTATAATCGTAGTCAGCGTCTTTTAGCAAACCCTAACTACACACTACTCGATAAGTCGGTACAACAAAAGGGTAATGCCCTAAATCCAAAAACGGTAGCACAAACAAATAGTGGAGGCGGGGTACTAAATCCTAGTCCCAGTATTTTCAACGAACCTCCATATAACCGTCGCCGCAGTACACCTAGCCCAGAAACACCAGTTGTACCTACCACTCCCCAAACTCAACCTTCACAACCAGGAACAGAAACAACCCCACCTCCACCAGAAGCTGGTACTGGAGACAAAACTTTAATAGCGTTGGCGGAATCAAGTAGACAGTTTACAGTTTTAACCAAAGCTTTAAAAGCAGCAGGATTAGTAGATATTCTCCAAGGTCAGGGTCCGTTCACAGTTTTCGCACCCACTGATGCAGCTTTTGCCAAATTGCCACAAGATGCTGTACAAGATTTGTTGAAGCCAGAGAATAAAGAAGTATTGGTGAAAATTTTGACCTACCATGTAGTATCTGGTCAGGTATTATCCAGCGATTTGAAATCTGGCGAAGTAAAAAGCGTTGAAGGTGGCCCGATAAGCGTCAAGGTTAATAGCCCTAAAGATGTCATGGTTAACGACGCTAAAGTAGTCCAAGCAGATATAAAAGGTAGTAACGGCGTGATTCATGCAATTGACAATGTCATTTTACCTCCTGATTTGTAA
- a CDS encoding magnesium chelatase subunit H has protein sequence MFTHVKSTIRHIAPDDLRGRHLIKVVYVVLESQYQSALSQAVRVINKNHPNVAIEISGYLIEELRSPENYEEFNKDVETANIFIASLIFIEDLAQKVVEAVQPHRDRLDVAVVFPSMPEVMRLNKMGSFSMAQLGQSKSAIAQFMRKRKEKSGAGFEDAMLKLLRTLPQVLKFLPMEKAQDARNFMLSFQYWLGGSPENLENFLLMLADKYVLKNSDTPHGASLQYDAPVVYPDMGIWHPLSMTMFEDVREYLNWYNSRKDISKDLQDPLAPCIGLVLQRTHLVTGDDAHYVAMVQELEAMGARVISVFAGGLDFSKPVDAYFYEPTTKSPLVDGVISLTGFALVGGPARQDHPKAIEALKRLNRPYMVALPLVFQTTEEWMDSDLGLHPIQVALQIAIPELDGAIEPIIFSGRDGATGKAIALQDRIEAVAQRAFKWANLRRKPKLQKKVAITVFSFPPDKGNVGTAAYLDVFGSIYEVMKALKNNGYDVQDLPENAQALMQEVIHDAQAQYSSPELNIAYRMSVPEYEALTPYSQRLEENWGPPPGHLNSDGQNLLIYGKHFGNVFIGVQPTFGYEGDPMRLLFSRSASPHHGFAAYYTYLEQVWQADAVLHFGTHGSLEFMPGKQMGMSGECYPDNLIGTIPNLYYYAANNPSEATIAKRRGYAETISYLTPPAENAGLYKGLKELSDLIASYQTLKDTGRGIPIVNTIMDKCRMVNLDKDINLPETDAKDMSAEERDNIVGMVYRKLMEIESRLLPCGLHVIGKPPSAEEAVATLVNIAGLDRPEEEIQSLPRIIANSVGRDIDEIYKNSDRGILEDVQLLQDITMATRAAVSALVQEQTDAEGRVSFVSKLNFFNMGKKEPWVEALHQAGYTKVDTTTLKPLFEYLEFCLQQVCADNELGALLQGLEGEYVLPGPGGDPIRNPDVLPTGKNIHALDPQAIPTQAAVQSAKIVVDRLLARHRAENGGNYPETIASVLWGTDNIKTYGESLAQIMWMVGVRPVPDALGRVNKLELIPLEELGRPRIDVVINCSGVFRDLFINQMNLLDKAVKMAAEADEPVEMNYVRKHALQQAEEMGINLRQAATRVFSNASGSYSSNINLAVENSTWESEAELQEMYLNRKSFAFSADNPGTMEESRKIFETTLKTAEVTFQNLDSSEISLTDVSHYFDSDPTKVVANLRGDGKTPASYIADTTTANAQVRTLSETVRLDARTKLLNPKWYEGMLSHGYEGVRELSKRLVNTMGWSATAGAVDNWVYEDVNTTFIQDEEMQKRLMNMNPHSFRKIVSTLLEVNGRGYWETSESNLEKLRELYQEVEDRIEGIE, from the coding sequence ATGTTCACCCACGTCAAGTCCACCATTAGACACATTGCGCCTGATGATCTGCGAGGGCGTCATTTAATTAAGGTGGTCTATGTCGTGTTAGAGTCCCAATACCAGAGTGCATTGTCACAAGCGGTTAGGGTCATTAACAAAAACCATCCTAACGTGGCGATTGAAATCAGCGGCTACTTGATTGAAGAACTCCGTTCACCAGAAAACTACGAGGAGTTCAACAAAGATGTCGAGACTGCCAATATATTTATCGCCTCACTAATTTTTATTGAAGACTTAGCTCAGAAAGTAGTAGAAGCAGTACAACCACATCGCGATCGCCTTGATGTTGCTGTTGTTTTTCCATCAATGCCAGAAGTGATGCGCCTAAACAAAATGGGCAGCTTCTCAATGGCACAATTAGGGCAGTCTAAGAGTGCGATCGCTCAATTCATGCGTAAGCGCAAGGAAAAATCCGGCGCTGGCTTTGAAGATGCGATGCTTAAGTTGTTAAGGACTCTGCCACAAGTGCTGAAGTTCCTACCAATGGAAAAAGCACAGGATGCCAGAAATTTCATGTTGAGCTTTCAGTATTGGCTAGGGGGTTCACCAGAAAACCTGGAAAACTTCTTGCTGATGCTAGCTGATAAATATGTACTGAAAAATTCCGATACGCCTCATGGCGCGTCTCTACAATATGACGCACCAGTTGTTTACCCAGATATGGGTATTTGGCATCCTTTGTCAATGACAATGTTTGAGGATGTCAGAGAGTATCTCAACTGGTACAACAGCCGTAAGGATATTTCCAAAGATTTGCAAGATCCCTTAGCACCCTGTATCGGCTTAGTGTTGCAGCGCACTCACCTAGTTACAGGTGATGATGCTCACTACGTGGCAATGGTGCAGGAATTAGAAGCTATGGGCGCACGGGTAATTTCTGTATTTGCTGGTGGTTTGGATTTTTCTAAACCTGTAGATGCCTACTTTTACGAACCAACTACCAAGTCACCTTTAGTAGATGGTGTGATATCTTTGACAGGTTTTGCTTTGGTAGGTGGGCCAGCACGTCAAGATCATCCCAAGGCAATTGAAGCTCTCAAGCGCTTAAATCGTCCTTACATGGTAGCATTACCTTTGGTATTCCAAACTACCGAAGAGTGGATGGATAGCGATTTGGGCTTACACCCGATTCAAGTGGCACTGCAAATTGCTATCCCAGAATTAGATGGGGCAATTGAACCGATTATATTCTCAGGAAGGGATGGTGCGACAGGAAAAGCGATCGCTCTCCAAGATCGGATCGAAGCAGTTGCCCAACGCGCCTTCAAATGGGCAAACCTGCGTCGCAAACCCAAGCTACAAAAGAAAGTTGCCATCACCGTTTTCAGCTTTCCGCCAGATAAAGGTAATGTGGGTACCGCCGCTTACTTAGATGTATTTGGTTCCATCTACGAGGTGATGAAAGCCCTGAAAAACAATGGCTACGACGTGCAAGACTTGCCGGAAAATGCCCAAGCCTTGATGCAAGAAGTTATCCACGATGCCCAAGCCCAGTACAGCAGCCCCGAACTGAACATTGCCTATCGCATGTCTGTACCTGAGTATGAAGCACTCACCCCCTACTCCCAACGGTTAGAAGAAAATTGGGGGCCACCACCAGGACACCTCAACAGCGACGGACAAAACCTGCTGATTTACGGTAAGCATTTTGGTAATGTCTTCATTGGTGTTCAACCCACCTTTGGTTACGAAGGCGATCCGATGCGGCTGTTGTTCTCCCGTTCCGCCAGTCCCCATCATGGTTTTGCTGCTTACTACACCTACCTAGAACAAGTGTGGCAAGCTGACGCCGTGCTGCACTTCGGTACACACGGTTCCTTGGAATTCATGCCAGGAAAGCAGATGGGTATGTCTGGTGAATGTTACCCAGATAATTTAATTGGTACAATTCCCAATCTGTATTATTACGCAGCCAACAACCCCAGCGAAGCCACAATTGCTAAGCGTCGGGGCTATGCGGAAACTATTTCTTACCTAACTCCCCCTGCGGAAAATGCTGGTTTATACAAAGGTTTGAAAGAACTTAGTGATTTAATTGCTTCTTACCAAACCTTAAAAGACACTGGACGCGGTATTCCCATTGTCAACACCATTATGGACAAGTGCCGGATGGTGAACTTGGATAAAGATATTAATTTGCCAGAAACCGATGCTAAAGATATGTCTGCCGAAGAGCGAGATAATATCGTTGGCATGGTCTACCGCAAATTAATGGAAATAGAATCGCGACTGTTGCCTTGCGGTTTACATGTGATTGGTAAACCTCCAAGTGCAGAAGAAGCAGTCGCCACCCTCGTAAATATCGCTGGCTTAGATCGTCCAGAAGAAGAAATTCAAAGCTTACCCCGAATTATCGCCAACAGTGTAGGACGGGACATCGACGAAATTTACAAAAATAGCGATCGCGGCATCTTAGAAGATGTCCAACTGCTGCAAGACATCACAATGGCAACCCGCGCCGCAGTTTCTGCCCTTGTCCAAGAACAAACAGATGCAGAGGGCAGAGTTTCCTTTGTTTCCAAGCTGAATTTCTTCAATATGGGCAAAAAAGAACCTTGGGTAGAAGCACTGCATCAAGCAGGTTACACCAAGGTTGACACTACAACACTGAAACCTCTGTTTGAGTATTTAGAATTCTGCTTACAACAAGTTTGTGCTGACAACGAACTTGGTGCTTTACTCCAAGGTTTAGAAGGCGAGTACGTCTTACCTGGCCCTGGCGGTGACCCCATCCGCAATCCGGATGTATTACCTACAGGTAAAAATATACACGCCCTCGATCCGCAAGCCATCCCCACTCAAGCGGCAGTACAATCAGCCAAAATCGTTGTTGATAGACTACTAGCAAGGCATAGGGCTGAAAACGGTGGTAATTACCCCGAAACCATTGCCTCTGTGCTTTGGGGAACCGATAATATCAAAACTTACGGGGAATCCCTAGCCCAAATTATGTGGATGGTGGGTGTGCGTCCGGTTCCCGATGCTTTGGGAAGAGTCAACAAGTTGGAATTAATACCCCTAGAAGAGTTGGGACGTCCCAGAATTGACGTGGTAATCAACTGTTCTGGTGTATTCCGTGACTTGTTTATCAATCAGATGAACCTGCTAGATAAAGCCGTGAAAATGGCTGCGGAAGCAGATGAACCTGTAGAAATGAACTATGTCCGCAAACACGCTTTGCAACAAGCAGAAGAAATGGGGATTAATCTACGTCAAGCAGCAACTCGTGTCTTCTCCAACGCTTCTGGTTCCTATTCATCCAACATCAACTTGGCGGTAGAAAACAGCACTTGGGAAAGCGAAGCTGAGTTGCAAGAAATGTACCTGAACCGCAAATCCTTTGCTTTTAGTGCCGATAACCCTGGTACGATGGAAGAATCTCGGAAGATATTTGAAACTACCTTAAAAACTGCCGAGGTAACTTTTCAAAACCTGGACTCCTCCGAAATCAGCTTAACTGACGTTTCTCATTACTTCGACTCCGATCCCACTAAAGTTGTGGCAAATCTGCGTGGTGATGGTAAAACACCAGCATCATACATTGCAGATACCACAACAGCCAATGCCCAAGTGCGGACACTATCAGAAACTGTGCGTTTGGATGCCCGTACTAAATTATTAAATCCCAAGTGGTACGAAGGGATGCTATCTCACGGTTACGAAGGTGTACGGGAACTCTCCAAACGCTTGGTAAACACAATGGGTTGGAGTGCGACTGCTGGTGCTGTTGATAACTGGGTTTACGAGGATGTGAACACCACGTTTATCCAGGATGAAGAGATGCAAAAGCGGTTGATGAACATGAACCCCCATTCTTTCCGCAAGATTGTATCAACTTTGTTGGAAGTAAATGGACGCGGTTATTGGGAGACAAGTGAGAGTAATTTAGAGAAATTGCGGGAGTTGTATCAGGAGGTTGAGGATCGCATTGAAGGGATTGAGTAG
- a CDS encoding phosphoglycerate kinase has protein sequence MSKKTLANLSATDLSGKRAFVRVDFNVPVDDAGNITDDTRIRAALPTIQDLVQKGAKVILASHFGRPKGVDEKLRLTPVAKRLSELLGQEVVKTDDCIGDEVAAKVEALQNGQVLLLENVRFYKEEEKNDPEFAKKLAANADLYVNDAFGTAHRAHASTEGVTQFLSPSVAGYLVEKELQYLQSAIESPQRPLAAIIGGSKVSSKIGVIETLLEKCDKLIIGGGMIFTFYKARGLSVGKSLVEEDKLELAKSLEAKAKEKGVTLLLPTDVVVADKFAADANSQTVSIENIPDGWMGLDIGPDSVKLFQDALADCKTVVWNGPMGVFEFDKFAVGTEAIARTLADISKKGATTIIGGGDSVAAVEKVGLADQMSHISTGGGASLELLEGKVLPGIAALDEA, from the coding sequence GTGTCAAAGAAAACTTTAGCAAATTTATCTGCAACTGACTTGTCTGGAAAACGTGCGTTTGTACGGGTTGATTTTAACGTACCTGTAGATGATGCAGGTAACATCACAGATGACACTCGCATCCGTGCTGCCCTACCAACTATCCAGGATTTGGTGCAGAAGGGAGCTAAGGTGATTCTAGCAAGCCATTTCGGGCGTCCCAAGGGTGTAGATGAAAAATTGCGTCTGACTCCGGTTGCTAAACGTCTTTCTGAGTTATTAGGGCAAGAAGTTGTTAAAACTGATGACTGCATTGGTGATGAAGTTGCAGCCAAAGTCGAGGCGTTGCAAAACGGACAAGTACTGTTATTAGAAAACGTTCGTTTTTACAAAGAAGAAGAAAAAAACGATCCCGAGTTTGCGAAGAAATTAGCAGCTAACGCTGATTTATATGTAAATGACGCTTTTGGTACAGCACACCGCGCCCATGCTTCCACCGAAGGCGTAACTCAATTCCTGAGTCCTTCTGTAGCTGGATATTTGGTGGAAAAAGAATTACAGTACCTCCAAAGCGCTATTGAAAGTCCACAGCGTCCTTTAGCTGCAATCATCGGTGGTTCCAAGGTTTCCAGCAAAATTGGTGTTATTGAAACACTGCTGGAAAAATGCGACAAGCTGATCATCGGTGGTGGAATGATTTTCACTTTCTATAAAGCCCGTGGTTTGAGTGTGGGTAAATCTTTGGTAGAAGAAGACAAGCTAGAGTTAGCAAAATCTTTGGAAGCGAAAGCCAAAGAAAAAGGCGTAACCTTGTTGTTACCCACAGATGTAGTAGTAGCTGATAAGTTTGCTGCTGATGCCAATTCTCAAACCGTTAGTATTGAGAACATCCCCGATGGTTGGATGGGCTTGGATATTGGCCCTGATTCTGTGAAATTGTTTCAAGACGCTTTGGCTGATTGTAAGACAGTCGTTTGGAATGGGCCGATGGGCGTATTTGAGTTTGATAAATTCGCTGTTGGTACAGAAGCGATCGCCCGGACTTTGGCTGACATCAGTAAAAAAGGTGCAACCACCATTATTGGTGGTGGTGACTCCGTTGCGGCCGTCGAAAAAGTCGGTTTAGCTGACCAAATGAGCCACATTTCCACCGGTGGCGGCGCTAGCTTGGAGTTGCTGGAAGGTAAGGTATTGCCTGGAATTGCAGCTTTAGACGAAGCTTAA
- a CDS encoding NUDIX hydrolase: protein MEAKWLEWAQKLQAIAQTGLTFSENPYDIERFQSIKAIAAEILATHTNSELSYILDLFDRDVGYATPKVDVRGAVFRDDRILLVKERVDGCWTLPGGWADIGFSPSEVVVKEIFEESGYLTRTVKLLAVYDRDRQGHPPYPHYIYKLFFLCELLGGSPTPSIETEAVGFFPENEIPELSIGRVTPAQIARLFQHYRNPDLPADFD from the coding sequence ATGGAAGCCAAATGGTTAGAATGGGCGCAGAAATTACAAGCGATCGCTCAAACTGGGCTAACTTTTTCGGAAAATCCGTATGATATTGAACGCTTTCAATCAATAAAAGCGATCGCAGCCGAAATTTTGGCAACTCACACCAACTCTGAACTTAGTTATATCTTGGATCTATTCGACCGCGATGTCGGATATGCCACTCCCAAGGTAGATGTGCGTGGTGCAGTGTTTCGCGACGATCGTATACTACTAGTGAAAGAACGAGTTGATGGTTGTTGGACATTACCTGGTGGCTGGGCTGACATTGGTTTTTCACCCAGTGAAGTAGTCGTCAAAGAAATTTTTGAAGAATCAGGATATCTTACCCGCACTGTCAAACTTCTAGCAGTCTATGACAGAGACAGACAAGGACACCCACCCTATCCCCATTACATTTATAAACTGTTTTTTCTGTGCGAACTTTTAGGTGGTTCTCCCACACCTAGCATAGAAACAGAAGCAGTAGGATTTTTCCCTGAAAATGAAATTCCCGAATTATCTATTGGGCGTGTAACACCAGCACAAATTGCCAGACTATTTCAACATTACCGTAATCCCGATTTACCAGCAGACTTTGATTAG
- a CDS encoding ATP-binding protein — MTLGQPLGSVTQGSLTGGLEVRLHPDILVEDMRVGKFLVVQGVRSRFFCMLTDVALGTANQRIIANPPSWEDTFLREVLAGSGTYGTITLAPMLMFTPPVEYGEMGGLGDRENGKSSASKSQALSSLASFQPQTSTTMELMPVKTIPSHFSQVYDASVEDFRRVFGWEDDPQRKNFSIGKPLDMDVPVCLDLNRFVERSNGVFGKSGTGKSFLTRLLLAGTIRKNAAVNLIFDMHSEYGWEAVSEGKQFSTVKGLKQLFPNKVEVYTLDPESTKRRGVPHAQELYLSYDQIEVEDIKLCSRDLGLSDASIDNANILFAEFGKSWILQLLSMTNEEIKLLCEEKRGHQGSITALQRKLFRLENLKYMRAACPHNYVNQVLRSLEAGKNVVIEFGSQSDMLSYMLVTNMITRRIHQHYVSKAEKFLQTKNPNDKPTQLMITIEEAHRFLDPAIVQSTIFGTIAREMRKYFVTLLVVDQRPSGIDNEVMSQIGTRVTALLNDEKDIDAIFTGVAGAGALKSVLAKLDSKQQALILGHAVPMPVVVRTRPYDSVFYEEIGDAAWEERSDEEVFAAAELAKADLGF, encoded by the coding sequence ATGACTTTAGGACAGCCATTAGGTTCAGTTACTCAAGGTTCCCTAACAGGCGGATTAGAAGTACGATTGCATCCCGATATTTTAGTTGAAGATATGCGAGTCGGTAAATTTTTAGTGGTGCAAGGGGTGCGATCACGTTTTTTCTGTATGCTTACAGATGTGGCGCTGGGAACTGCAAACCAAAGAATTATTGCCAATCCTCCTAGTTGGGAGGATACTTTTTTACGAGAAGTTCTGGCTGGAAGTGGTACTTACGGTACTATTACTCTCGCACCAATGTTGATGTTTACCCCACCCGTAGAATATGGGGAAATGGGGGGGTTGGGAGATAGGGAGAATGGAAAAAGTTCAGCGTCGAAATCTCAGGCTTTAAGTTCCTTAGCATCATTTCAACCCCAAACAAGCACAACAATGGAATTGATGCCAGTCAAAACTATTCCTAGCCATTTTAGCCAGGTTTATGATGCTTCGGTAGAAGATTTTCGGCGTGTATTTGGTTGGGAAGATGACCCCCAAAGAAAAAATTTCTCCATCGGTAAACCACTAGATATGGATGTACCGGTGTGCCTTGATTTAAACCGTTTTGTGGAACGTAGCAATGGTGTTTTTGGCAAATCGGGAACAGGTAAATCTTTTTTGACCAGATTACTTTTAGCTGGGACAATTCGCAAAAATGCCGCAGTAAATTTAATATTTGATATGCATTCTGAATATGGTTGGGAAGCTGTTTCAGAAGGGAAACAATTTAGTACTGTTAAAGGTTTAAAGCAATTATTTCCTAACAAAGTAGAGGTATATACTCTCGATCCCGAATCTACAAAACGACGTGGTGTTCCTCACGCGCAAGAACTTTACCTGAGTTATGACCAAATAGAAGTAGAAGATATTAAATTATGCTCTCGCGATTTAGGACTTTCAGACGCTAGCATAGATAATGCTAATATTCTCTTTGCAGAGTTTGGCAAGTCTTGGATTCTGCAATTGTTGAGTATGACCAATGAAGAAATCAAACTGCTGTGCGAAGAAAAGCGGGGACACCAAGGTTCAATTACAGCATTACAGCGCAAACTGTTTCGTCTAGAAAATTTAAAATACATGCGCGCTGCTTGTCCGCATAACTATGTTAATCAAGTTTTGCGATCGCTCGAAGCAGGTAAAAACGTCGTCATTGAGTTTGGTTCGCAATCGGATATGCTTTCTTACATGTTGGTGACAAACATGATTACTCGCCGCATTCACCAACATTATGTCAGCAAAGCCGAAAAGTTTTTGCAAACCAAAAATCCTAACGATAAACCAACACAGTTAATGATTACTATCGAAGAAGCCCATCGCTTCTTAGATCCTGCTATTGTCCAAAGTACTATTTTTGGGACAATCGCCCGGGAAATGCGGAAATATTTCGTCACGCTGCTGGTAGTCGATCAACGCCCATCTGGGATTGATAATGAAGTCATGTCTCAAATTGGGACTCGCGTCACCGCTTTGCTGAATGATGAAAAAGACATCGACGCGATTTTTACGGGGGTAGCTGGTGCTGGTGCTTTGAAGTCGGTATTGGCAAAGTTAGATTCTAAGCAACAAGCTTTGATTTTAGGTCATGCTGTACCTATGCCTGTTGTGGTGCGTACCCGTCCTTACGATTCTGTTTTCTATGAGGAAATTGGCGATGCTGCTTGGGAAGAGAGATCAGATGAGGAGGTTTTTGCAGCTGCGGAATTGGCAAAGGCAGATTTGGGGTTTTAA